Proteins encoded together in one Ipomoea triloba cultivar NCNSP0323 chromosome 4, ASM357664v1 window:
- the LOC116017295 gene encoding uncharacterized protein LOC116017295, with the protein MSSLFSTSLISHLKLLRSFTRSHPLYFSFSIFFFPYLLSFLSPLSIAASLLLLALLALSPAVTIRDKFLAESDKVSARISVSFDGESEDELFDLGNFEENRILSEESLMRFQEFRVGFMEKKSVDSAMEVKDAANNGKFEECGAKADEFVGTRNGSKAAVGNHDNVGGGNGTSTNAESRRTLEYNLGSHGYMRKEREWKRTLACKLYEERNESGEGMDLLWETYEMETMNNEERQDDDSKEKYEKDSEEEEEEEEMDEKLCCLQALKLSAGKMNSGIGRPNLMKISKAIKRFGWLKNVSKKVHRGDIHIQQKPEKR; encoded by the coding sequence ATGTCTTCCCTATTCTCTACTTCTCTAATCTCCCACTTGAAGCTCCTACGTTCCTTCACTCGTTCTCATCCTCTCTACTTCTcattctccattttcttcttccctTACCTCCTCTCCTTTCTCTCCCCGCTTTCCATCGCCGCATCGCTGTTACTCCTTGCCCTTCTCGCTCTCTCTCCCGCCGTCACCATTCGCGACAAGTTTTTAGCAGAGAGCGATAAGGTTAGTGCTCGGATTTCTGTTTCTTTTGATGGCGAAAGTGAGGATGAGCTTTTTGATTTGGGGAATTTTGAAGAGAACAGAATCCTGTCGGAGGAATCTCTGATGCGATTTCAAGAATTTCGGGTCGGATTCATGGAGAAAAAATCAGTTGACTCAGCAATGGAGGTCAAGGATGCGGCAAATAACGGCAAATTCGAGGAATGTGGCGCGAAGGCCGACGAATTTGTCGGAACTAGAAACGGATCCAAGGCGGCCGTTGGGAATCACGACAATGTCGGTGGAGGAAACGGTACCAGCACAAATGCAGAGAGCCGGCGGACATTGGAGTACAATCTCGGAAGCCATGGGTACATGCGGAAGGAGAGGGAGTGGAAGAGGACATTGGCCTGCAAGCTCTATGAGGAGAGGAATGAGAGCGGAGAAGGGATGGATTTGCTGTGGGAGACTTACGAAATGGAAACAATGAACAACGAGGAACGGCAAGACGACGATTCAAAGGAGAAATATGAAAAAGATagcgaggaagaagaagaagaagaagagatggaTGAGAAGCTGTGTTGTTTGCAAGCATTGAAGTTGTCAGCTGGGAAGATGAATTCGGGAATCGGAAGGCCTAATCTCATGAAGATATCAAAGGCAATCAAAAGGTTTGGATGGCTCAAGAATGTTAGCAAGAAGGTGCACAGGGGAGATATACACATACAACAAAAG